ATCTTACGGCGACATAATAAATGTCAAAGGAAGAATCTTAAAACCTAAAAAAGCGGATTTTCCTTTGGTCTTTGATTATAGTCGATATCTTGCAAGGCTTGGAATTTATACGAGTCTTAGAGTACAATCGTTTGAATATATAGAATCGAAACCGAATCTAATAAAAAAATTTGCGCTTGTGTTTCGGCAGGATATTGTCAAAAAAATTGACATATACTTCAAAAAAGCCTGCGCCGATATTTTGAAGCCTATAGTAATAGGAGACAAGATGAGTTTGGAGGCACAGGTAAAAGAAGATTTTATTGACGCCGGATTAATGCACGTGTTAGTCGTCAGCGGACTGCATGTCAGCTTTATCGGAGCAATACTGTTAGCCATTTTTAAACTTCTCGGACTGTCCCTGCGAAAAGCATCACTCTTAAGCATTCCATTTATTTTTTTATATGTGACGGCTACGGGAGCAAATCCTCCTGCACTGCGCGCGGGAATAATGTTTTCTTCGGTTTTACTCTCTCTATCTTTAGACAGAGAACCACTGATTTATAATTCTCTTGCTTTATCCGCACTGCTTATTCTAATATTCCAGCCACAACAGCTTTTTACGGCTTCTTTTCATATGTCCTATTTGGCCACAATAGGAATAATTTATTTTTATGGAGATATTTCCAGAATATTCGGAAACATAAAAAATGTCGTTTTAAAATTCTTATGCGGAGTTTTTTCGGTTACGTTATCGGCGCAGATGCTGCTTATCCCGATATGCATGTATTATTTCGGTAAAATTTCACTCATTTCTTTTGCGGCAAACATCATTATGGTACCCCTGATAGGCATAGTAATGCCTTTGGGATTTTTATTTTATTTTTTTACTTTTATCTCTTCATACGCATCGCATGTTATTTCGTTTATTATTTCTATAATACTGCACTTTATTTTAATAACCACACATTTTTCAGCAAACTTAGCTTTTTCAAAAGTTATGGCAGCCAAGCCATCGGTTTTACAACTTACGCTTCTTTTTTTATTTCTCTTTTTTGCCACTTATTTTAAAGACAAAAAACGTTTCATTGTTCCTGCGTTTTGTTTGATATTATCTCTCTTTTACATTGCTGTTCCAAAATTTATCGCAAAAGAAAAACTTATCTTCAATGTATATGACGGGTACAATATTACAACAATACAAATAATAAGCAAAGGAATTGACACTTTTATACTGTACCAGAAAAGTGATAAATACGACAAATATTATATGGATTCTTTTTTGCAGTTTTTGTTTTTTTCGGGCATAAAAAACACCGAGATATCTTTTATAGGATTTAATGAATCAAATGTCTTAAACCATATAAAAAACGGTACTTTGACTTTCATAAGATCAAAAAAACCTGAAATATTAAATATGGACTTTTACGGGAATAAAATATCTTTCGACATGCGGGAAAAACAAATTTTTGTAAACGGAGCTTTAAATATGAAAATAGAGGACAATCCTTCTTTTTATTACTATTTCCCAAATAAAGAATTTAAAATAAAAAAATGAATATAGAAGAGACAAAAATACGCGATATTAAAGGTCAAATGGTTTTTTGATACGAATCTGCGGTTAAAAAATATTTAAGGCATGTCATCAAGATAAGTATATAATCCGAATTTATCATCACCATACATCAAAACTGTAAATTTTAAAACATATCCTTTCTTTGACGGCCTTATATTTCCGATTTTATCTCCGGTTTTAACTATGTCTCCCAAATTTACATCTACATCTCTCAAATGCCCATAATAAATGTAAAAATTTTGTGCAGGATTATAGAGCCATATGCAGTTGCCGCTGGCGGAATTTAGAGATCCTCTTTTAACATATATGGCTATTGCGTTATTTGCCGCTACCACGTCAACCGGTGCTGCGGCACTTTTTGCAGATATTTCGACATTGATATATTTCTCTCCCAAAAATTGTTCTCCATCAAAAAATTTAGTATCGGAAGCGTTTTCGGCCATAGCCTTATAAAGTTTCTTGATATCGGAAATATCGTTTTTTGAATATCCCTTTACGGGAAAAGCCCACAATATATCTTCTGTTATGCCTTTTTCCGCTGTATAATCGCTTAAATTCTGTGTAAGTTTCTTCGCCAGAAATTCGGCCTCCGCTGATGATATATTTCCTTTTCTGAGCTGAGTTTCAAAATCAGTCCAATCTCTCAGTGCGTCTGCAAACACAAAAAAGGAAACGAACATTAAACACAAAACAAAAATAGTTTTTTTCATTATATCCCCTTAAAAGCTTTTATTATCCTTCTCGGAGAAGGCTTTTTTGTAATCATGCTTACAGCGGGAACAATTATAAAAGGGATTATTATAGCTATGCTTGACGCTATAGGCGCTTTTTCTGGCCCAAGCGCATAAAATAATATAATCGACGCCGCTATGCCAGCGATCATTCCTGCTTTTGCTCCTATAAGAGTCGTTCTTTTCCAGTAAAGTCCGTAAACGTACGGCGCAAGAAATCCACCGGCAACCACGCCCCAAGACAATGACATAAGCGTAACTATAAAAGAAAACTGATAGCGGGCAATTAAGTATGATATCAAAACGAACAATCCGCTTAAAAAACGCATCATAAAAACAGAATTTCTTTTTGATATTTCAGGATTGACATGACCTTTATACAAATCTATGGCTATACTCGAAGCCGAAACCAAAACCAAAGCAGAAAGTGTTGACATCGAAGCCGATAAAATAAGCAAAAGTATTATCGCCATAACGCCATGAGGAAGATATTTTATTAAAAGTTCTGGTATCATCGCGTCATAATTGACAATGCCGTTTACCGTGACGGGAGCGTCAAAAAATACATGCGTCAGTGCGCCGGTAAAGTAAGCGCATAATGAAATAATAAGGCAGAAACCGAGTGTTGTAAATGCCGCAATCTTTATAACTTTCTCATTTTTTATGGAATAAAATTTCTGTACCATCTGCGGCATTCCCCATGCTCCAAAAGAGGTCATAAAAACAATTGCAGCAAGCAAAAAATAATCCGGCGAAGATTGCACATAAACGTTTTCATAAAAATTTTCGGAAATCTGTCGCAGCGAAGCAATAAGCCCTCCAGACTTTCCAGTCAAAATAAAAGTCATGACTATAGCGCCCGTCAGCATTATAAAACCCTGTATAAAATCTGTCATAGTCACGGCAAAATAGCCTCCGAGTATTAGATAAACAGCTACTATCGCTACCATAATAAGAAGAGCGGCGTCAAATGAAATGTTAAGATTTATTTCAAACAAATATCCCAGCCCTTTAAACACCGACGCGGCATACGGCAACAAAAATAAAAATATCACCACAGCCGCTATTATCTTGAAATATTTTCCACCGTATCTTTCCTGTAAAAATTCGGGCATAGTTACCACGTCAAGATTTTGTGTCATAGTCCTTGTGCGTTTCCCTAAAACTATCCACGCCAGAAATGCGCCCAAGAAAGCGTTGCCTGCTGCAATCCATAAAGAGCTGAGACCGAATCCCCAGCCAAATTTGCCCGCAAAACCTATAAAAACAACTGCGGAAAAATAAGAAGTTCCGTAAGAAAAAGCCGATATCCACGGGCCTATCGATCTTGAGCCGATAAAAAAATCGTTTAATGTAGAAGTCTTCTTCATTCCCCATATTCCAGCAGTAATCAGTGCAATGACAAAAAGAGAAACTAAAATAATCGATAGCATTGTTTTGACCTTTAATAATTATAAATTTTACTTTCGTCAAGCATGTTGGCATCAATATCTTTTAAAATGTTTTCTGCGGCCGGCTGATTTTCGATTTCCAAAACCATTGCGGCAGTTTTTCCGTCATTTAACAAAAAACCATAACAATCTTCGATATTGGCACCTTTATCTGACAATTTACGCAATAAATCATAAAACGAGCCGGGAATATTGTCAATTACTATGGCTGCTATTTTACGTTTTGTGACGGTAATTTTTTGTTTTTTGAGTTCATTAAAAGCTTTTTGAGGATCGTTGACCAAAAGTTTGACGACTCCGAACTTTCCGGAACTTGCAAGAGACATGGCGCTCAAATTTATTTTATTTTCCGCAAGAACTTTCATAATTTTTTCAAGTCTTCCGGGTTTATTTTCCAAAAAAACCGATAAATGAAATGGCATAAAAGACCTCTTTTATTTTAAAATTTATTTTTCTTTCTCAAATCATAAACTCTTTTTACTTTGCCTTCGGCAATGGGAAGCGTTCCCTGATCGACAAAACTTACCGTAGGAGATACTCCGGTTTCGGATTTCAATTCAGCCTCTATCTTATATTTAAGTTTTTCGAGATCTTCAAGTGTCCCGCTAAAGGTGTCATCGTTGATTTCAATTTTAACAGAGAGTCTGTCCATATAATTTTCCTCGCCAATTTCAATAATATAATTTTTACTCGCCTGTGGAATATTCATAATCGTTTTTTCTATCTGCACGGGAAAAATGTTTACTCCATTAATAATCATCATATCATCCGTTCTTCCTTTGATGCGGGTGATTCTGCGATGAGTTCTGCCGCAGGAACAAGGTTTCACAATAATTGCGGTAATATCTCTCGTCCTGTATCTTATTATTGGCATTGCATAACGGTTTATAGCAGTTAAGACAAGTTCTCCTTCTTCGCCATCGGGCAGAACTTCAAGTGTATCGGGATCGATAATTTCCGGGATAACGTAATCTTCCCAGATATGCATGCCGTCTTGTTCGAGGCATTCAAAAGCGACTCCGGGACCGCTTATTTCAGACAGACCGTAAGAGTTGAAAGCCTTTAATCCGTACAGTTCCTGTATTTCCCTGCGAAGTTCTTCCGTGTGAGGTTCAGCGCCAATAAAGAACATTTTTAACTTTAAATCTTTTTTAGGATTGATTCCGTCTTCTTTCATGCTGTGATAAAGTCTTAACGCATAACTTGGAAGAATGTGTACGGTCGTTGTAGCAAAATTTTGCATAAACCAAGCCTGCCTTTTACTGTTGCCGGGACCTATCGGTATCGTCATCATGCCAAGCCTTTCTGCACCGTAATGAAAACCCAGCCCTCCGGTAAAGAGTCCGTAACCCATAGTGTTTTGAAAAATGTCATTCTTTCTTGCTCCGGCGGTGTACATGCACCTTGCGGAAATGTTTGCCCAATTGTCTAAATCCTGAGCGGTATGATAAACGACGGTCGGATTTCCGGTGGTACCCGAAGAAGAATGGAGCCTTACGACTTCGCCTAATTCTACGGAAAGAAAATCATACGGAAATCCACTGCGCAAATCTTCTTTTGTCGTAAATGGCAGTTCTTTTATCTGCTCTATATTTTTAAGCGGACTTATATTTTCAAGTTTTTTAGAATAGAATTTCGACCTTTTGGCTCTCTCTATCGTGTTGTTGAGCATTTGAAGCTGTAGTTTGAGAATTTCCGGACGCGGCGCAGTTTCAATTTCTTTTTGCCAAAACATATAATCCGCCTTTTATAAATAAATATTTTTATTATATAATAATGTTTATATTGGTAGTAGCAGATTGTGAAATTATAGCATATTAGGAAAAATCAATGAAATATAGTGCAGGAATTATTTATAATAAAACAAAACCGGGCGCAAAAAAGCTCGCGGGAGATATTGCTCTTTGGCTTAAAGGAAACAAATGCAGAGTTTTTGTTTGCGATTCACGCTCAGCAAAAGCCAAAAAAGCTGATTTTGTTTTATCTGTGGGTGGAGATGGGACTATGCTGAAAGTTATAAGAATTTTTTCCCCTTTTTCCGTCCCAGTAAAGGGCATAAATCTCGGCTCTCTAGGTTTTTTAACCGATACGGACACAGAAGAAATATACGCTCTTTTAAAAGATATTTTTAAGTCCGGAATGAAAATCGAAAAAAGAGTACTGCTTTCCGTTGAGTTTACAGTAAACGGCAAGAAAATAAAAAAAATTGCAACAAATGACTGTGTAGTGCGTTCCTCTGGAAGTACGCTTATAAACGTAGCGGTAAGCATAGACAAAGAATCCACTACGAATTATCAATGCGATGGAATAATTTTTGCTACTCCTACGGGTTCGACAGCATACTCTCTTGCTGCTTCAGGTCCTATCGTTATGCCGAATCTTCCGGTATTTATTTTAACTCCGATATGCCCCCACACTTTAACACAAAGACCCATGATACTTTCCGACAAGAATGAAGCAGAATTGCGGGCAAACAATAAAAATAATGCCGGCAAAATTTTAATATCTCTCGACGGTCAGGAAAATTTTCAAATCCCGAACGGAAGCAAAGTCAGGCTTTCGATTTACAGAAAGCAGCTTAAATTGATTAAAAATTTCAGCAAATCATATTTTGAAACTCTTAAAACAAAATTACATTGGGGCGTTTAATGCTTCTTTCTCTTTCAATAAAAAATTATGCATTAATTGAAGATATTAATATAGATTTTAACGGTGGTTTTACCATTATATCAGGAGAAACAGGATCGGGAAAATCAATATTTGTAAAATCCATTGAACTTCTTACCGGTTCGAGAGCGGATTTATCTAATATTCGTTCCGGTTGTTCTGTATGCACTATATCTGCGGTTTTTGAATTTGGGAATTTAAAAATAAAAGAATACCTTGATTCATTATCAATTCCTTTAGATAATGACAATATATTGTTGATACGCAGAACTATTGAAAGTAACGGAAAAAGCAAGGCTTTTATTAACGATTCTCAGGTAAGCATATCTTCGCTTTCCGTTCTGGGAAGTTATTTGGTGGATTTTCACAATCAAGATGAAAAACGTTCTCTTTTAAATCTTGAATCACAGCTTGAAATTCTCGATAAAGCCGCACAAACCTGTGATTTAAAAATCAAATCTGCGGAAATTTATGCAAAAGTCAAAGAAATCAAGTCAAAAATCGAAGCCATAAGTCTATCTGACACGGAAAGGGAAAGAAAGATAGACTTATACTCTTTTCAGATTCGAGAAATAGAAGAAGCAAAATTAGAAAACGGCGAAGATGAAAAACTTGCAGGAGAACTTCCGAAGCTTAAAAACGCGGAAAAGATTTCTTTAATTTGTGAAGAAACGGTTTCTCTTCTTTATTCCGGAGAAAATCCGGCATTAACCACTATAATAAAAGCAAAAAAAAACATAGAGACCATAAACAATCTCGGAGCCGAGGCTTCGGAAGCATTGTCGTTAATAGAACAATCGTATTATCAGACCGAAGAAGCGTACAGAGAAACGGACAGTATATTGTCTAAAATTGAAACAAACCCGGAAAAACTTAATGAAACTGCAGAAAGAATTGAATTAATAAAAAATTTGAAAAAAAAATATGGTTCGACAATATCCGAAATTCTTGAATATAAAAACAGCATTGAAGCAGAGTTAAAAACACTTTGCGATTACAAAGAAAATACCGATAAACTCGAACAAGAACTCATAGTCAATATTAAATATTTAGAAGAATTTTGCAAAAAAATAAGCAAAAAAAGAAAAAAAGCTGCTGTTGATTTTTGTAAGTCGGTAAAAAAAGAATTTGAAGATTTGGAAATGAAAAACGCGGAGTTTGAAATAAAATTCCATAGAAAAGAACCATCCGCAGACGGTTATGATGAAATAGAGTTTATGTTTTGTGCCAATAAAGGCGAAAAAATTCTCCCCCTTAAAAGCACGGCTTCCGGTGGAGAATTGTCGAGAGTTTTACTTGCGATAGAAATATCATCCGGA
This DNA window, taken from Candidatus Endomicrobium procryptotermitis, encodes the following:
- a CDS encoding ComEC family competence protein → MNNYIILKRPVITIFVFYAVFLIFLDTAGVFLPYKQSFLYHFAAYNKPVTIEGKVISSPESVKNGQRFILQANMINDFYVREKILINSPSGYKISYGDIINVKGRILKPKKADFPLVFDYSRYLARLGIYTSLRVQSFEYIESKPNLIKKFALVFRQDIVKKIDIYFKKACADILKPIVIGDKMSLEAQVKEDFIDAGLMHVLVVSGLHVSFIGAILLAIFKLLGLSLRKASLLSIPFIFLYVTATGANPPALRAGIMFSSVLLSLSLDREPLIYNSLALSALLILIFQPQQLFTASFHMSYLATIGIIYFYGDISRIFGNIKNVVLKFLCGVFSVTLSAQMLLIPICMYYFGKISLISFAANIIMVPLIGIVMPLGFLFYFFTFISSYASHVISFIISIILHFILITTHFSANLAFSKVMAAKPSVLQLTLLFLFLFFATYFKDKKRFIVPAFCLILSLFYIAVPKFIAKEKLIFNVYDGYNITTIQIISKGIDTFILYQKSDKYDKYYMDSFLQFLFFSGIKNTEISFIGFNESNVLNHIKNGTLTFIRSKKPEILNMDFYGNKISFDMREKQIFVNGALNMKIEDNPSFYYYFPNKEFKIKK
- a CDS encoding M23 family metallopeptidase translates to MKKTIFVLCLMFVSFFVFADALRDWTDFETQLRKGNISSAEAEFLAKKLTQNLSDYTAEKGITEDILWAFPVKGYSKNDISDIKKLYKAMAENASDTKFFDGEQFLGEKYINVEISAKSAAAPVDVVAANNAIAIYVKRGSLNSASGNCIWLYNPAQNFYIYYGHLRDVDVNLGDIVKTGDKIGNIRPSKKGYVLKFTVLMYGDDKFGLYTYLDDMP
- a CDS encoding sodium/solute symporter (Members of the Solute:Sodium Symporter (SSS), TC 2.A.21 as described in tcdb.org, catalyze solute:Na+ symport. Known solutes for members of the family include sugars, amino acids, nucleosides, inositols, vitamins, urea or anions, depending on the system.); translated protein: MLSIILVSLFVIALITAGIWGMKKTSTLNDFFIGSRSIGPWISAFSYGTSYFSAVVFIGFAGKFGWGFGLSSLWIAAGNAFLGAFLAWIVLGKRTRTMTQNLDVVTMPEFLQERYGGKYFKIIAAVVIFLFLLPYAASVFKGLGYLFEINLNISFDAALLIMVAIVAVYLILGGYFAVTMTDFIQGFIMLTGAIVMTFILTGKSGGLIASLRQISENFYENVYVQSSPDYFLLAAIVFMTSFGAWGMPQMVQKFYSIKNEKVIKIAAFTTLGFCLIISLCAYFTGALTHVFFDAPVTVNGIVNYDAMIPELLIKYLPHGVMAIILLLILSASMSTLSALVLVSASSIAIDLYKGHVNPEISKRNSVFMMRFLSGLFVLISYLIARYQFSFIVTLMSLSWGVVAGGFLAPYVYGLYWKRTTLIGAKAGMIAGIAASIILFYALGPEKAPIASSIAIIIPFIIVPAVSMITKKPSPRRIIKAFKGI
- a CDS encoding phenylacetate--CoA ligase, encoding MFWQKEIETAPRPEILKLQLQMLNNTIERAKRSKFYSKKLENISPLKNIEQIKELPFTTKEDLRSGFPYDFLSVELGEVVRLHSSSGTTGNPTVVYHTAQDLDNWANISARCMYTAGARKNDIFQNTMGYGLFTGGLGFHYGAERLGMMTIPIGPGNSKRQAWFMQNFATTTVHILPSYALRLYHSMKEDGINPKKDLKLKMFFIGAEPHTEELRREIQELYGLKAFNSYGLSEISGPGVAFECLEQDGMHIWEDYVIPEIIDPDTLEVLPDGEEGELVLTAINRYAMPIIRYRTRDITAIIVKPCSCGRTHRRITRIKGRTDDMMIINGVNIFPVQIEKTIMNIPQASKNYIIEIGEENYMDRLSVKIEINDDTFSGTLEDLEKLKYKIEAELKSETGVSPTVSFVDQGTLPIAEGKVKRVYDLRKKNKF
- a CDS encoding NAD(+)/NADH kinase, translated to MKYSAGIIYNKTKPGAKKLAGDIALWLKGNKCRVFVCDSRSAKAKKADFVLSVGGDGTMLKVIRIFSPFSVPVKGINLGSLGFLTDTDTEEIYALLKDIFKSGMKIEKRVLLSVEFTVNGKKIKKIATNDCVVRSSGSTLINVAVSIDKESTTNYQCDGIIFATPTGSTAYSLAASGPIVMPNLPVFILTPICPHTLTQRPMILSDKNEAELRANNKNNAGKILISLDGQENFQIPNGSKVRLSIYRKQLKLIKNFSKSYFETLKTKLHWGV
- the recN gene encoding DNA repair protein RecN yields the protein MLLSLSIKNYALIEDINIDFNGGFTIISGETGSGKSIFVKSIELLTGSRADLSNIRSGCSVCTISAVFEFGNLKIKEYLDSLSIPLDNDNILLIRRTIESNGKSKAFINDSQVSISSLSVLGSYLVDFHNQDEKRSLLNLESQLEILDKAAQTCDLKIKSAEIYAKVKEIKSKIEAISLSDTERERKIDLYSFQIREIEEAKLENGEDEKLAGELPKLKNAEKISLICEETVSLLYSGENPALTTIIKAKKNIETINNLGAEASEALSLIEQSYYQTEEAYRETDSILSKIETNPEKLNETAERIELIKNLKKKYGSTISEILEYKNSIEAELKTLCDYKENTDKLEQELIVNIKYLEEFCKKISKKRKKAAVDFCKSVKKEFEDLEMKNAEFEIKFHRKEPSADGYDEIEFMFCANKGEKILPLKSTASGGELSRVLLAIEISSGLKSDQTTIFDEIDTGTSGKTGEKIGRKLKALAENKQVFSITHLAQVAAFAKTHIKIYKEILDSRTYAKAKMLSEREHAEEIARMISGEEITKAAIEHAKDLIKNSATVSL